In Agrobacterium vitis, one genomic interval encodes:
- a CDS encoding NAD(P)/FAD-dependent oxidoreductase, whose product MRVPLLRVETHTTLPEAADVVVIGGGIVGTCTAYFLAKRGVKVVLLEKGLIGAEQSSRNWGWCRQQNRDARELPMATKSLDLWDSFASDIGEDVGFRRCGLLYLSNSEAEIATWAKWRDFAKIVGVTTHMLSGKEAAEKGSATRKPWLGGVFSPSDGIAVPERAAPIIARGVMKFGGTVMQHCAARGLETEAGRVSAVVTEKGTIRTGTVVMAGGAWASSFCNQLNIRFPQASIRSSILSVRLLEGLGAEALPDALHTARVSVTRRGDGGYTLAISGRASVDLTPQQIRYGKAFLPMFQRRWRSLKPGTIEGLRNGHETLAKWALDKATPMERNRILDPIPDRKLIAETYRRAGELLPALAGAKISASWAGYIDSTPDGVPAIGEISSLPGFILAAGFSGHGFGIGPGAGHLIADIITGSEPIVDPKDYRPERLAHSAWGKVAGF is encoded by the coding sequence ATGCGTGTACCCCTTTTGCGAGTAGAAACCCACACCACTTTGCCTGAGGCAGCAGATGTCGTGGTGATCGGCGGCGGTATCGTCGGCACATGCACCGCCTATTTCCTGGCAAAACGCGGCGTCAAAGTCGTGCTGTTGGAAAAGGGGTTGATCGGGGCGGAGCAGTCCAGTCGCAATTGGGGTTGGTGCCGCCAGCAGAACCGCGATGCCCGCGAATTGCCGATGGCGACAAAAAGCCTGGATCTCTGGGACAGTTTTGCCAGCGACATTGGCGAGGATGTCGGGTTTCGCCGCTGCGGCCTGCTTTACCTGAGCAATAGCGAGGCGGAAATCGCCACCTGGGCCAAATGGCGTGACTTTGCCAAAATAGTCGGCGTCACCACGCACATGCTTTCGGGCAAGGAAGCCGCCGAAAAAGGCAGCGCGACGCGAAAGCCGTGGCTTGGCGGGGTGTTTTCGCCCAGCGATGGCATAGCGGTCCCCGAAAGGGCTGCCCCGATTATTGCGCGCGGCGTGATGAAATTTGGCGGAACCGTTATGCAGCATTGCGCGGCCCGTGGGCTGGAAACCGAAGCTGGCCGGGTCAGTGCCGTGGTGACGGAAAAGGGGACGATCCGCACGGGAACCGTGGTGATGGCGGGCGGCGCCTGGGCGTCTTCCTTCTGCAATCAGTTGAACATTCGCTTTCCGCAGGCCTCTATCCGGTCCTCTATCCTTTCTGTCCGTCTTCTTGAGGGATTAGGGGCCGAAGCGTTGCCGGACGCCCTGCATACGGCGCGGGTTTCCGTGACCCGCCGGGGCGATGGCGGTTATACCCTGGCGATCAGCGGCCGTGCCAGCGTCGATCTGACCCCCCAGCAGATCCGCTATGGCAAGGCTTTCCTGCCAATGTTCCAGCGGCGGTGGAGAAGCCTGAAGCCGGGTACGATCGAAGGTCTGCGCAATGGCCATGAGACACTGGCGAAATGGGCGTTGGACAAGGCGACGCCGATGGAGCGCAACCGTATTCTCGACCCGATACCGGATCGCAAACTGATCGCCGAAACCTATCGCCGGGCCGGCGAATTGCTGCCTGCTTTGGCTGGCGCTAAGATTTCGGCCAGTTGGGCTGGCTATATCGACAGCACCCCGGATGGTGTGCCCGCCATCGGTGAAATCTCCTCACTGCCAGGCTTTATTCTGGCGGCCGGATTCAGTGGCCATGGCTTTGGCATCGGGCCAGGGGCAGGGCATCTGATCGCCGACATCATCACCGGTTCCGAACCGATTGTCGATCCCAAAGACTATAGGCCAGAGCGGCTGGCTCATTCTGCCTGGGGCAAGGTCGCGGGCTTCTGA
- the nirB gene encoding nitrite reductase large subunit NirB, which produces MAEKLVIIGNGMAPGRMLEELFEKAPGLYDVTVFNAEPRVNYDRIMLSPVLSGEKAYEDIIIHNDQWYETHGVTLHRGAKVSGIDRQAKTVTSENGITAAYDKLVIATGSLPFIIPVPGHQLPGVLAYRDLDDVEKMLEISKGQGRAIIIGAGLLGLEAAYGLKRQGMEVTVIHLMPTIMERQLDPAAAYLLEKALAERGIEIITKANTKAILGTDKVEGIELEDGRVISGDMVVMAVGIRPASQLAKDAGLAVNRGIVVDDGMQTSDASIFALGECAEHRGMCYGLVAPLYESARVLADRLTGGQAEYHGSVVNTKLKVTGINLFSAGDFAEAPDREEIVLRDASSGIYKRLVLKDNRIIGAVLYGETGDGSWFFDLMKRGTDISQMRDTLIFGQSYQGGTPLDPMAAVAALPDDAEICGCNGVCKGKIVSTITGKGLTSLDEVRAHTKASASCGNCTGLVEQVMTLTLGDAYNPKAVTPICACTDLGHDDVRRLIKAKGLKTIPAVMQELEWKSSCGCAKCRPALNYYLVCDWPDEYADDYQSRFINERVHANIQKDGTYSVVPRMWGGVTNAAELRAIADVVDKFDIPMVKVTGGQRIDLLGIEKEDLPAVWADLGKAGFVSGQAYAKGLRTVKTCVGSDWCRFGTQDSTGLGIKLEKFMWGSWTPAKLKLAVSGCPRNCAEATCKDIGVICVDSGFEIHFAGAAGLDIKGTDVLGLVKTEEEALEHIVALTQMYREQGRYLERIYKWAKRIGHDEVRRQIMEDETKRKAYFDRFVFSQKFAQVDPWSERVSGKDKHEFKPMATIGYTQAAE; this is translated from the coding sequence ATGGCGGAAAAACTTGTTATCATCGGCAATGGCATGGCACCGGGCCGGATGCTGGAAGAGCTGTTTGAAAAAGCACCCGGCCTTTATGACGTCACCGTTTTCAATGCCGAGCCGCGCGTCAACTATGACCGCATCATGCTCTCCCCGGTGCTGTCGGGCGAAAAGGCCTATGAAGACATCATCATCCACAACGATCAATGGTATGAAACCCATGGCGTAACTCTGCATCGCGGTGCGAAAGTCTCCGGCATCGACCGGCAGGCAAAAACCGTGACCTCGGAAAACGGCATCACTGCCGCCTATGACAAGCTGGTGATCGCCACCGGCTCCCTGCCCTTCATCATCCCGGTCCCCGGCCATCAATTGCCCGGCGTGCTGGCCTATCGTGATCTCGATGATGTCGAGAAAATGCTGGAGATCAGCAAGGGCCAAGGCCGGGCCATCATCATCGGCGCAGGGCTGCTCGGACTTGAAGCCGCCTACGGCTTGAAGCGTCAGGGCATGGAGGTCACCGTCATTCACTTGATGCCGACCATCATGGAGCGCCAACTCGACCCCGCTGCCGCCTATCTTCTGGAAAAGGCGCTTGCCGAACGGGGCATCGAGATCATCACCAAGGCCAATACCAAGGCGATCCTCGGCACGGACAAAGTCGAAGGCATTGAGCTGGAAGACGGTCGGGTGATTTCAGGCGACATGGTGGTGATGGCGGTTGGCATCCGTCCGGCCTCGCAACTGGCCAAGGATGCCGGTCTTGCCGTCAATCGTGGCATTGTCGTCGATGACGGCATGCAGACGTCGGACGCTTCGATCTTTGCACTTGGCGAATGCGCTGAACATCGCGGCATGTGCTACGGTCTGGTCGCACCGCTCTATGAAAGCGCCCGGGTGCTGGCCGATAGGCTGACCGGCGGTCAGGCCGAATATCACGGCTCTGTCGTCAATACCAAGCTGAAGGTCACCGGCATCAACCTGTTTTCAGCTGGGGACTTTGCAGAAGCCCCGGACCGCGAAGAAATCGTGCTGCGCGATGCCTCATCCGGCATCTACAAGCGGCTGGTGCTGAAGGATAACCGGATTATCGGTGCCGTGCTTTACGGCGAAACCGGCGATGGCTCTTGGTTCTTCGATCTGATGAAGCGCGGCACCGACATTTCGCAGATGCGCGACACGCTTATTTTCGGCCAGTCCTACCAGGGGGGGACTCCGCTGGACCCTATGGCGGCCGTTGCAGCCTTGCCGGATGATGCGGAAATCTGCGGCTGCAACGGCGTCTGTAAGGGCAAGATCGTCTCGACCATTACCGGCAAAGGCCTGACCTCGCTGGATGAGGTGCGCGCCCATACGAAAGCCTCCGCCTCCTGCGGCAATTGCACCGGCCTTGTCGAGCAGGTCATGACACTGACGCTGGGTGATGCCTATAACCCCAAGGCCGTGACGCCGATCTGCGCCTGCACCGACCTTGGTCATGACGACGTGCGCAGGCTGATCAAGGCCAAGGGGCTAAAGACCATCCCTGCCGTCATGCAGGAACTGGAATGGAAGAGCTCCTGCGGCTGCGCCAAATGCCGTCCGGCGCTCAACTATTACCTCGTCTGCGATTGGCCGGATGAATATGCCGATGACTACCAGTCGCGGTTCATCAATGAGCGTGTCCACGCCAATATCCAGAAGGACGGCACCTATTCGGTCGTGCCGCGTATGTGGGGCGGCGTTACCAATGCCGCCGAACTGCGCGCCATTGCCGATGTGGTCGATAAATTCGACATCCCCATGGTCAAGGTCACGGGCGGCCAGCGCATCGACCTTCTGGGCATCGAAAAGGAAGACCTGCCCGCCGTCTGGGCCGATCTCGGCAAGGCAGGCTTCGTCTCCGGCCAGGCCTATGCCAAGGGTCTGCGCACCGTAAAGACCTGCGTCGGCTCCGACTGGTGCCGGTTCGGTACGCAGGATTCCACCGGGCTTGGCATCAAGCTTGAAAAATTCATGTGGGGCTCCTGGACACCCGCCAAGTTGAAACTGGCCGTTTCCGGCTGTCCGCGCAACTGCGCCGAAGCGACCTGCAAGGATATCGGTGTCATCTGCGTTGATTCAGGGTTTGAGATCCATTTCGCCGGAGCAGCCGGTCTCGACATCAAGGGCACCGATGTTCTGGGCCTCGTCAAAACCGAGGAAGAGGCGCTGGAGCATATCGTCGCACTGACCCAGATGTACCGTGAACAGGGCCGCTATCTGGAGCGGATCTATAAATGGGCAAAACGCATTGGCCATGATGAGGTCCGCCGCCAGATCATGGAGGATGAAACCAAGCGCAAGGCCTATTTCGACCGCTTCGTTTTCAGCCAGAAGTTTGCCCAGGTCGATCCCTGGTCGGAGCGGGTCTCCGGCAAGGACAAGCATGAGTTCAAGCCGATGGCGACCATCGGTTACACCCAGGCAGCGGAGTGA
- the cysG gene encoding siroheme synthase CysG, with the protein MPFKSLPQNKSRRPERVAPLAKLPVFWALEGKRVIVAGGSDGAAWKAELLAACGADVEVFCAEDELSDTFRALLEEQDRMVLHSHCWHIGIFENAALALADCETEDEAKAFYCAAKAAGVPVNVIDKPAYCQFQFGSIVNRSPVVVAISTDGAAPILGQAIRRRIETLLPPALKPWAELAQAIRGRINEKLAPGAPRRTFWERFVDRAFAGNTPPQDSEEDLLLNETARLANAPPLGRVTLVGAGPGDAELLTLKAVRALQAADVILFDDLVSPDVLELARREAKRMLVGKRGGRESCKQDDINEMMVRFAKAGKRVVRLKSGDPMIFGRAGEEISRLANEGIAVDVVPGITSASAMAAALGISLTHRDHAQSLRLVTGHSRHGDLPESLNWRDMADPSVTTIFYMGGRMAGRIAENLIAAGMASNTQAVAMTSISRAQQTSWRGTVGELADAVAILGVSNPILIGVGTAFAQQGTAMQCAFPEQAEQKMAVY; encoded by the coding sequence ATGCCGTTCAAATCCTTGCCGCAGAATAAGTCTCGCCGCCCGGAACGGGTCGCGCCGCTCGCAAAACTGCCGGTGTTCTGGGCGCTGGAGGGCAAGCGCGTCATCGTCGCCGGTGGTTCGGATGGGGCAGCCTGGAAGGCGGAATTGCTGGCTGCCTGCGGCGCTGATGTCGAGGTGTTCTGCGCCGAGGACGAATTGTCCGATACCTTCCGCGCCCTCCTTGAAGAGCAGGACCGCATGGTCCTGCATTCTCATTGCTGGCATATCGGCATTTTTGAAAACGCCGCTTTGGCGCTTGCCGATTGCGAGACGGAGGACGAGGCCAAGGCGTTCTATTGCGCGGCGAAAGCGGCGGGCGTGCCGGTCAATGTCATCGACAAGCCCGCCTATTGCCAATTCCAGTTCGGCTCCATCGTCAACCGCTCGCCGGTCGTGGTGGCGATTTCCACCGATGGCGCAGCACCGATTCTCGGGCAGGCGATCCGGCGGCGGATTGAAACGCTGCTGCCGCCAGCGCTCAAACCATGGGCGGAATTGGCGCAAGCGATCCGTGGCCGGATCAATGAAAAGCTTGCACCCGGCGCACCGCGCCGCACATTCTGGGAACGGTTCGTGGACCGCGCCTTTGCCGGTAATACACCGCCGCAGGACAGTGAGGAGGATTTGCTGCTGAACGAGACCGCCAGGCTCGCGAACGCCCCGCCACTTGGGCGGGTCACACTGGTCGGCGCGGGGCCGGGCGATGCGGAGCTATTGACCCTGAAAGCCGTACGGGCGCTGCAAGCCGCCGATGTCATCCTGTTTGACGATCTCGTCTCCCCTGACGTTCTCGAACTTGCCCGCCGTGAAGCCAAGCGCATGCTGGTTGGCAAACGTGGTGGGCGGGAAAGCTGCAAACAGGACGATATCAACGAGATGATGGTGCGGTTTGCCAAGGCTGGAAAACGTGTGGTGCGGCTGAAATCCGGCGATCCGATGATTTTCGGGCGGGCAGGCGAGGAAATCTCCCGGCTGGCGAATGAGGGCATTGCCGTGGATGTCGTACCCGGCATCACCTCAGCCAGCGCCATGGCGGCGGCGCTTGGCATTTCGCTCACCCACCGCGATCACGCTCAATCGCTGCGATTGGTGACGGGCCATTCCCGGCATGGCGACCTGCCGGAAAGCCTCAACTGGCGCGATATGGCCGATCCATCCGTCACGACAATCTTCTATATGGGTGGTCGGATGGCAGGCCGGATTGCCGAAAATCTGATAGCCGCTGGCATGGCTTCCAACACGCAAGCGGTGGCGATGACCTCAATCAGCCGTGCGCAACAGACAAGCTGGCGGGGAACGGTCGGCGAGCTGGCCGATGCGGTCGCCATACTTGGCGTCAGCAATCCGATCCTCATCGGCGTCGGCACCGCCTTTGCCCAGCAAGGCACAGCGATGCAGTGTGCTTTCCCAGAACAGGCAGAACAGAAAATGGCGGTTTATTGA
- the nirD gene encoding nitrite reductase small subunit NirD, with amino-acid sequence MDKNWTSIGHINDIPLRGARCVKTPQGKIAVFRTAENEVFAIEDHCPHKGGPLSQGIVHGKAVTCPLHNWVISLESGKALGADEGAVRTIAVRNVEGVLSIAMESLLQAAE; translated from the coding sequence ATGGATAAGAACTGGACCTCAATCGGCCATATCAACGACATTCCGCTGCGCGGTGCTCGCTGCGTAAAAACCCCTCAGGGCAAGATCGCGGTGTTTCGCACCGCCGAAAACGAGGTCTTCGCCATCGAGGACCATTGCCCGCACAAGGGTGGGCCGCTTAGCCAGGGTATCGTTCACGGCAAGGCGGTCACTTGCCCGCTGCACAATTGGGTGATTTCGCTGGAAAGCGGCAAGGCACTGGGTGCCGACGAAGGGGCCGTGCGCACGATTGCCGTGCGCAATGTCGAGGGCGTGCTCTCCATTGCCATGGAAAGCCTGTTGCAGGCAGCGGAGTGA
- a CDS encoding SulP family inorganic anion transporter, producing MKKIERYQRDWFSNIRGDVLSGIVVALALIPEAIGFSVIAGVDPKIGLFASVIIACVSAFCGGRPGMISAATAATAVLIGGLVKDHGIQYLFAATVLMGLLQILAGFLKLGRLMRFVSRSVMTGFVNALAILIFMAQLPELLGRPPSTFVMIGVALAIIYLFPRLTKVVPSPLVAIAVLTAATWWFGWDVRSVSDLGELPSSLPLFGWPQVPLTFETLQIIFPYSIALAAVGLLESLLTAQIVDDMTDTQSNKSQECIGQGASNIASGLFGGMGGCAMIGQSVINVSSGGRGRLSTFVAGAFLLVLLLVLDDILRVVPMAALVAIMIMVSIGTFSWRSILDLRRNPPSSSMVMLVTVVTVVATHDLSKGVLAGVLLSGVFFAGKVARMVHVKAEDQEDGSRLYRVDGQIFFASADAFIAAFDFDDEVKAITIDVTQAHFWDITAVGALDKIVLKFRAKGAEVDVKGMNIASAHMMDRFAVHRDPQAVLSAGGH from the coding sequence ATGAAAAAAATTGAACGATACCAGCGAGACTGGTTCTCGAATATCCGTGGCGATGTCCTGTCGGGCATTGTCGTGGCCCTTGCGCTTATACCCGAAGCCATCGGCTTCTCGGTGATTGCCGGGGTCGATCCGAAGATCGGGTTGTTTGCCTCGGTTATCATCGCCTGCGTTTCTGCTTTCTGCGGTGGGCGTCCGGGCATGATTTCTGCTGCCACCGCCGCAACCGCTGTATTGATCGGTGGATTGGTCAAGGACCACGGTATTCAATATCTGTTTGCTGCAACGGTATTGATGGGTCTGCTGCAAATTCTGGCGGGCTTCCTGAAGCTGGGGCGGCTGATGCGCTTCGTGTCGCGTTCGGTGATGACGGGCTTCGTCAATGCCCTGGCGATCCTGATCTTCATGGCGCAATTGCCGGAATTGCTTGGTCGTCCGCCATCAACATTCGTGATGATTGGTGTGGCGCTTGCCATCATTTATCTCTTCCCGCGTCTCACCAAGGTGGTGCCGTCGCCACTGGTGGCTATCGCCGTTCTGACAGCAGCGACCTGGTGGTTCGGGTGGGATGTCCGCAGCGTCAGCGATCTCGGCGAATTGCCGTCCAGCCTGCCACTGTTTGGTTGGCCGCAGGTGCCGCTGACCTTCGAGACGTTGCAGATCATTTTCCCTTATTCCATCGCGCTCGCCGCTGTCGGCCTGCTGGAATCGCTGCTGACAGCCCAGATCGTCGATGACATGACGGATACGCAAAGCAACAAGAGCCAGGAATGCATCGGCCAGGGCGCAAGCAATATTGCCTCCGGCCTGTTCGGTGGCATGGGCGGTTGCGCGATGATCGGTCAGTCGGTCATCAATGTCTCGTCCGGTGGGCGAGGGCGCCTTTCGACCTTTGTCGCGGGTGCATTCCTGCTGGTCCTGCTTCTGGTCTTGGACGATATCCTGCGCGTTGTGCCGATGGCGGCCTTGGTGGCGATCATGATCATGGTGTCGATTGGCACCTTCTCATGGCGGTCTATCCTCGATCTGCGCCGCAATCCTCCCTCCTCCTCGATGGTCATGCTGGTGACAGTGGTGACAGTGGTTGCTACCCATGATCTGTCCAAGGGCGTGCTGGCCGGTGTGCTGCTGTCGGGGGTGTTCTTTGCCGGCAAAGTGGCGCGGATGGTGCATGTGAAGGCGGAAGACCAAGAGGATGGGTCGAGGCTTTACCGGGTCGATGGCCAGATCTTCTTTGCCTCCGCCGATGCTTTCATTGCCGCCTTCGATTTCGATGATGAAGTGAAGGCGATTACCATTGACGTGACGCAGGCGCATTTCTGGGACATTACCGCTGTTGGTGCCCTGGATAAGATCGTGCTGAAGTTTCGCGCCAAGGGGGCCGAGGTCGATGTTAAGGGCATGAACATCGCCAGTGCGCATATGATGGACCGGTTTGCTGTTCACCGCGATCCGCAGGCCGTTCTGTCCGCAGGGGGGCATTGA
- a CDS encoding nitrate reductase produces the protein MSGETKTTCPYCGVGCGAIAKVEDNGAVNIKGDPDHPANFGRLCSKGSALGETLDLDGRALTPTVYGEHQTWDVALDLVAERFSRSIAEHGPDSVAFYLSGQLLTEDYYVANKLMKGFIGSANIDTNSRLCMASSVAGHKRAFGSDTVPGTYRDLELADLIVLVGSNMGWCHPVLYQRIAAEKAKRPGLKVVVIDPRRTATSDIADLHLSIRPDGDVALFNGLLVHLVENRSIDQSYIATHTNGFADAFAAAAGQSLGDLMEKTGLPAMQLRQFFQLFAATEKTVTCYSQGVNQSSLGTDKVNAIINCHLATGRIGRPGMGPFSLTGQPNAMGGREVGGLANMLAAHMELGNPKDRDRVQRFWASPTMADKPGLKAVDMFKAVADGRIKALWIMSTNPVVSMPDADAVKAAIAACPFVVVSDMQADTDTAKLAHVLLPAAGWGEKSGTVTNSERRISRQRAFKPAPGEAKADWWQMAEVGLRMGFGRTFAYQSPADIFAEHAALSGFENDGSRDFDIGAYGAITEADYQALAPFQWPQRQGEPAAESRFFANGGFYHPDGKARFIACDPAIPDRASQDFPLTLNTGRVRDHWHTMTRTAKSARLSAHLAEPFAEIHPLDAVNLGIADAELVEISSQTGSRVIVRALLTSRQSRGAIFVPMHWTGETASLARIDSLVPSRVDPVSGQPALKNVAVTAKPNAATAYGFAVSAHKPQALDASYWALAKAEHGWRLELAFENGQDWENWARTALAVPETAEMIGYSDHASGDVRLAFFDAGRLYAALFMASQPVAVSRNWASARLDDDFTDRRTRLALIAGRPGAGQIDPGAIVCSCFSVGINQINNAVRGGCGSVEAVGQTLSAGTNCGSCRAEIRRIIDAVQILAAE, from the coding sequence ATGTCCGGCGAGACGAAAACCACCTGCCCCTATTGCGGCGTCGGCTGCGGCGCGATTGCCAAGGTCGAGGACAATGGTGCCGTCAACATCAAGGGCGACCCGGATCATCCGGCCAATTTTGGCCGGCTCTGTTCCAAGGGCTCCGCGCTGGGTGAAACGCTGGATCTGGATGGCCGGGCGCTCACTCCGACCGTTTACGGTGAGCACCAGACCTGGGATGTGGCACTCGATCTCGTGGCCGAGAGGTTTTCCCGCAGCATTGCCGAGCATGGTCCGGATTCGGTCGCCTTCTATCTCTCTGGCCAGCTGCTGACCGAGGATTATTACGTTGCCAACAAGCTGATGAAGGGTTTTATCGGCTCGGCCAATATCGATACCAATTCCCGTCTCTGCATGGCCTCCTCGGTCGCAGGCCATAAGCGGGCCTTCGGCTCCGATACCGTTCCCGGCACCTACCGCGACCTGGAACTGGCCGATCTCATCGTGCTTGTGGGATCCAATATGGGCTGGTGCCATCCGGTTCTGTATCAGCGGATTGCTGCGGAAAAGGCCAAGCGCCCCGGCCTGAAAGTGGTGGTGATCGATCCGCGCCGCACCGCAACCTCAGACATTGCCGACCTGCATCTTTCCATCCGTCCGGATGGCGATGTGGCGCTGTTCAACGGCTTGTTGGTGCATCTGGTCGAAAACCGCAGCATCGACCAATCCTATATTGCCACCCATACGAATGGCTTTGCGGACGCGTTTGCCGCCGCTGCCGGTCAATCGCTTGGCGATTTGATGGAGAAGACCGGCCTGCCAGCCATGCAGTTGCGGCAATTTTTCCAGCTATTTGCTGCGACTGAAAAAACCGTGACCTGCTATAGCCAGGGCGTCAACCAATCATCGCTTGGCACGGACAAAGTCAATGCGATCATCAATTGCCATCTGGCCACGGGCCGGATCGGCAGGCCCGGCATGGGACCGTTTTCACTGACCGGCCAGCCGAATGCCATGGGCGGACGCGAGGTCGGTGGCCTCGCCAACATGCTGGCCGCCCATATGGAGCTGGGCAATCCCAAGGATCGGGATCGCGTGCAGCGGTTCTGGGCCTCGCCCACCATGGCCGACAAGCCCGGCTTGAAGGCCGTGGACATGTTCAAGGCGGTGGCCGATGGCCGGATCAAGGCGTTGTGGATCATGTCCACCAATCCTGTTGTCTCCATGCCCGATGCCGATGCCGTCAAGGCGGCGATTGCCGCCTGCCCCTTTGTTGTCGTCTCCGACATGCAGGCCGATACCGATACGGCAAAGCTGGCGCATGTGCTGCTGCCAGCGGCTGGCTGGGGCGAAAAATCCGGCACCGTTACCAATTCCGAACGACGCATTTCCCGCCAGCGAGCCTTCAAACCGGCCCCCGGCGAGGCAAAGGCTGATTGGTGGCAGATGGCGGAAGTTGGCCTCCGCATGGGTTTTGGCCGCACCTTTGCCTATCAGTCGCCCGCCGACATCTTTGCTGAACATGCCGCCCTATCGGGTTTTGAAAACGATGGTAGCCGCGATTTCGATATCGGCGCTTACGGCGCGATTACTGAGGCAGACTATCAGGCGCTAGCCCCCTTTCAATGGCCCCAGAGACAGGGCGAGCCTGCGGCGGAAAGCCGGTTTTTCGCCAATGGCGGCTTTTATCATCCCGATGGCAAAGCGCGTTTCATTGCCTGCGACCCCGCAATACCGGATAGGGCAAGCCAGGATTTTCCCCTCACCCTCAATACCGGACGGGTGCGCGATCATTGGCATACGATGACGCGGACGGCAAAAAGCGCCCGGCTGTCGGCACATCTGGCCGAGCCTTTTGCGGAAATCCACCCGCTGGATGCCGTCAATCTCGGTATTGCCGATGCGGAACTGGTGGAAATTTCCAGCCAAACCGGCAGCCGTGTGATTGTCCGCGCATTGCTAACCAGCCGCCAGAGCCGTGGCGCCATTTTCGTGCCTATGCACTGGACCGGCGAAACCGCCTCGCTGGCCCGTATCGATAGCCTCGTACCCTCGCGGGTGGACCCGGTCTCCGGCCAGCCAGCGTTGAAAAATGTGGCCGTTACAGCAAAACCCAATGCGGCGACGGCCTATGGTTTTGCCGTCTCAGCTCATAAGCCGCAGGCGCTTGACGCATCCTATTGGGCTTTGGCCAAGGCCGAGCATGGTTGGCGGCTGGAGCTGGCTTTCGAAAATGGCCAGGATTGGGAAAACTGGGCGAGAACCGCGCTTGCCGTGCCGGAAACGGCGGAGATGATCGGCTATAGCGACCATGCCAGTGGCGATGTCCGTTTGGCGTTTTTTGACGCAGGCAGGCTTTACGCCGCGCTGTTCATGGCAAGCCAACCGGTGGCTGTATCGCGCAATTGGGCCAGCGCCCGGCTTGACGACGACTTCACCGACCGCCGTACCCGTCTGGCGCTGATTGCCGGGCGGCCCGGCGCTGGTCAGATCGATCCGGGGGCAATTGTCTGTTCGTGTTTTTCGGTCGGGATCAACCAGATCAACAATGCTGTCAGGGGCGGCTGCGGCTCGGTCGAAGCTGTCGGCCAGACCCTGTCTGCTGGAACCAATTGCGGCTCCTGCCGCGCCGAAATCAGGAGGATTATCGATGCCGTTCAAATCCTTGCCGCAGAATAA
- a CDS encoding Lrp/AsnC family transcriptional regulator, producing MKLDRIDIKILYELQKNGRITNVELAELVNLSPSPCLMRVKKLQADGYIEGYSAQINVSKLGQTLTVFTEITLKNHRQIDFARFLAAVEKVDQVIECHLVSGGYDYMLKFVTSGIGEYQSIMERLTDMDIGIDKYFSFVVLKSPIVKSHMPLTSLFPV from the coding sequence GTGAAGCTCGACAGGATCGACATCAAGATTCTCTATGAACTGCAAAAGAACGGTCGGATCACCAATGTGGAACTGGCCGAACTGGTCAATCTCTCCCCCAGCCCCTGTCTGATGCGGGTGAAGAAACTTCAGGCCGATGGCTATATCGAGGGCTATTCTGCCCAGATCAATGTCAGCAAGCTTGGCCAGACGCTGACGGTGTTTACCGAGATCACCTTGAAGAACCACAGGCAGATCGATTTCGCCCGGTTCCTCGCCGCGGTTGAAAAAGTTGACCAGGTGATCGAATGCCACCTGGTCTCCGGCGGCTATGATTACATGCTGAAATTCGTCACATCGGGGATTGGCGAATATCAGTCGATCATGGAAAGGCTGACCGACATGGATATCGGCATCGATAAATATTTCAGCTTCGTGGTGCTGAAATCACCAATCGTCAAATCGCATATGCCGCTGACCAGCCTGTTTCCAGTATAG